In Mycobacterium tuberculosis H37Rv, a single window of DNA contains:
- the ftsK gene encoding DNA translocase FtsK: MLGPPGTPRVGRRDAARSLVTLLRRPWQRGEQIAVTSVADGVDGVIATRLAVMSSKTVARSGTRTSRSKATSRGASRSARSAVPRKRSRPVKGVGRPSRRHHRSLLVSTGLACGRAMRAVWMMAAKGTGGAARSIGRARDIEPGHRRDGIALVLLGLAVVVAASSWFDAARPLGAWVDALLRTFIGSAVVMLPLVAAAVAVVLMRTSPNPDSRPRLILGASLIGLSFLGLCHLWAGSPEAPESRLRAAGFIGFAIGGPLSDGLTAWIAAPLLFIGALFGLLLLAGITIREVPDAMRAMFGTRLLPREYADDFEDFADFDGDDADTVEVARQDFSDGYYDEVPLCSDDGPPAWPSAEVPQDDTATIPEASAGRGSGRRGRRKDTQVLDRIVEGPYTLPSLDLLISGDPPKKRSAANTHMAGAIGEVLTQFKVDAAVTGCTRGPTVTRYEVELGPGVKVEKITALQRNIAYAVATESVRMLAPIPGKSAVGIEVPNTDREMVRLADVLTARETRRDHHPLVIGLGKDIEGDFISANLAKMPHLLVAGSTGSGKSSFVNSMLVSLLTRATPEEVRMILIDPKMVELTPYEGIPHLITPIITQPKKAAAALAWLVDEMEQRYQDMQASRVRHIDDFNDKVRSGAITAPLGSQREYRPYPYVVAIVDELADLMMTAPRDVEDAIVRITQKARAAGIHLVLATQRPSVDVVTGLIKTNVPSRLAFATSSLTDSRVILDQAGAEKLIGMGDGLFLPMGASKPLRLQGAYVSDEEIHAVVTACKEQAEPEYTEGVTTAKPTAERTDVDPDIGDDMDVFLQAVELVVSSQFGSTSMLQRKLRVGFAKAGRLMDLMETRGIVGPSEGSKAREVLVKPDELAGTLAAIRGDGGE; the protein is encoded by the coding sequence ATGCTGGGGCCTCCTGGAACTCCGCGCGTCGGGCGGCGTGACGCGGCACGATCACTTGTCACCCTACTCAGGAGACCCTGGCAACGAGGCGAGCAGATCGCCGTTACCAGTGTGGCGGATGGTGTAGATGGTGTGATAGCGACTAGGCTTGCCGTTATGTCTAGCAAGACCGTTGCCCGCTCCGGCACTCGAACGAGCAGGTCAAAGGCCACTTCGCGGGGCGCGTCCCGAAGTGCGCGATCGGCCGTGCCCAGAAAGAGGTCGAGGCCCGTCAAAGGGGTCGGCAGACCCTCCCGACGGCACCATCGGTCGCTGCTGGTGTCTACCGGACTCGCCTGCGGCCGGGCCATGCGTGCCGTCTGGATGATGGCGGCCAAGGGCACCGGCGGCGCGGCGCGGTCGATCGGGCGAGCCCGCGACATCGAGCCCGGGCATCGCCGCGACGGAATCGCGCTGGTGCTGCTCGGCCTTGCCGTGGTAGTCGCCGCGAGCTCGTGGTTCGACGCCGCCCGGCCGCTCGGCGCGTGGGTCGACGCCTTGTTGCGGACGTTCATCGGGTCGGCAGTGGTCATGCTCCCGCTGGTTGCCGCCGCCGTGGCCGTGGTGCTGATGCGTACGTCGCCCAACCCCGATTCGCGGCCGCGGCTGATCCTCGGCGCCAGCCTGATCGGCTTGTCGTTTCTCGGCTTGTGCCACCTGTGGGCGGGCTCACCCGAGGCCCCGGAGTCGCGTTTGCGCGCCGCGGGGTTCATCGGTTTCGCGATCGGCGGGCCGCTCTCGGACGGGTTGACCGCCTGGATCGCCGCGCCGCTGTTATTCATCGGCGCGCTGTTCGGATTGCTCCTGCTGGCCGGGATCACGATCCGAGAGGTGCCAGATGCCATGCGCGCCATGTTCGGCACCCGGCTGTTGCCACGGGAATACGCCGACGACTTCGAGGACTTCGCGGACTTCGATGGTGACGACGCGGACACCGTCGAAGTCGCCCGCCAGGACTTCTCCGACGGTTACTACGACGAGGTGCCCCTGTGCTCCGACGACGGGCCACCGGCCTGGCCGTCGGCCGAGGTTCCGCAGGATGACACTGCGACGATACCGGAAGCCTCCGCCGGTCGGGGCTCCGGAAGACGCGGCCGCCGCAAAGATACCCAAGTGCTGGACCGGATCGTCGAGGGTCCCTACACGCTGCCGTCGCTGGACCTGCTGATATCCGGTGATCCGCCCAAGAAACGCAGTGCGGCCAACACCCACATGGCCGGCGCCATCGGTGAGGTGCTGACCCAGTTCAAGGTCGACGCGGCCGTCACGGGCTGCACCCGCGGGCCCACCGTCACCCGCTACGAGGTCGAACTGGGGCCCGGCGTCAAGGTCGAGAAGATCACCGCGCTGCAGCGCAACATCGCCTACGCGGTGGCTACCGAGAGCGTGCGCATGCTGGCACCGATCCCCGGCAAGTCCGCCGTCGGCATCGAGGTACCCAACACCGACCGGGAAATGGTGCGGTTGGCCGACGTGCTCACCGCACGAGAGACCCGTCGCGACCATCATCCGTTGGTGATCGGGCTGGGCAAGGACATCGAAGGCGACTTCATCTCGGCCAACCTGGCCAAGATGCCGCACCTGCTGGTGGCCGGCTCGACGGGCTCGGGAAAGTCCAGCTTCGTCAACTCCATGCTGGTGTCGCTGTTGACCCGGGCCACCCCGGAAGAGGTCAGGATGATCCTGATCGACCCGAAGATGGTGGAACTGACGCCGTATGAAGGCATTCCGCATCTGATCACGCCGATCATCACCCAGCCGAAGAAGGCCGCGGCCGCGCTGGCCTGGCTGGTCGACGAGATGGAGCAGCGCTACCAGGACATGCAGGCCTCCCGGGTGCGCCACATCGACGACTTCAACGACAAGGTGCGATCCGGGGCCATCACCGCGCCGCTGGGCAGCCAGCGCGAGTATCGGCCCTACCCCTACGTGGTGGCCATCGTCGACGAGTTGGCCGACCTCATGATGACCGCGCCGCGTGACGTCGAGGACGCCATCGTGCGGATCACCCAGAAAGCCCGCGCCGCCGGCATCCACCTGGTGCTGGCCACCCAGCGCCCGTCGGTGGACGTGGTCACCGGGCTGATCAAGACCAACGTGCCGTCGCGGCTGGCGTTTGCCACCTCGTCGCTGACCGACAGCCGGGTGATCCTGGACCAGGCGGGCGCGGAAAAGCTGATCGGCATGGGCGACGGCCTGTTCTTGCCGATGGGTGCGAGCAAACCCCTCCGGCTGCAGGGCGCTTACGTCTCCGACGAAGAGATCCACGCCGTCGTCACCGCCTGCAAGGAACAGGCCGAACCCGAATACACCGAGGGCGTCACCACGGCTAAACCCACCGCGGAGCGCACCGACGTCGACCCCGACATCGGCGACGACATGGACGTCTTCCTGCAGGCCGTGGAACTGGTGGTGTCCAGCCAGTTCGGGTCGACGTCGATGCTGCAGCGCAAGCTGCGGGTCGGCTTCGCCAAAGCGGGCCGTTTGATGGACCTGATGGAGACCCGCGGCATCGTCGGGCCCAGCGAAGGCTCGAAGGCCCGTGAGGTGCTGGTCAAGCCCGACGAGTTGGCGGGCACACTGGCCGCGATCCGGGGTGACGGCGGCGAGTAG
- a CDS encoding dehydrogenase, with amino-acid sequence MIDRPLEGKVAFITGAARGLGRAHAVRLAADGANIIAVDICEQIASVPYPLSTADDLAATVELVEDAGGGIVARQGDVRDRASLSVALQAGLDEFGRLDIVVANAGIAMMQAGDDGWRDVIDVNLTGVFHTVQVAIPTLIEQGTGGSIVLISSAAGLVGIGSSDPGSLGYAAAKHGVVGLMRAYANHLAPQNIRVNSVHPCGVDTPMINNEFFQQWLTTADMDAPHNLGNALPVELVQPTDIANAVAWLASEEARYVTGVTLPVDAGFVNKR; translated from the coding sequence GTGATCGACCGGCCACTCGAAGGCAAGGTCGCCTTCATCACCGGCGCCGCGCGCGGCTTGGGCCGCGCACACGCGGTTCGACTGGCAGCCGACGGCGCGAACATCATCGCGGTTGACATCTGCGAGCAGATCGCCAGCGTGCCTTATCCGTTGAGCACCGCCGACGACCTGGCGGCCACCGTCGAGCTCGTCGAGGACGCCGGCGGCGGGATCGTGGCCAGACAGGGCGACGTTCGCGATCGCGCATCACTGTCGGTCGCATTGCAGGCGGGCCTTGACGAGTTCGGCCGGCTCGACATCGTGGTGGCCAATGCCGGTATCGCGATGATGCAGGCCGGCGACGACGGCTGGCGCGACGTTATCGACGTCAACCTCACCGGCGTCTTCCACACCGTACAGGTGGCGATCCCGACCCTGATCGAGCAGGGCACCGGTGGGTCGATCGTGTTGATCAGCTCGGCCGCGGGACTGGTCGGCATCGGCAGCAGTGATCCCGGATCGCTTGGCTACGCGGCCGCCAAGCACGGCGTCGTCGGCCTGATGAGGGCGTACGCGAACCATCTGGCACCGCAAAACATTCGGGTTAACTCGGTACATCCTTGCGGGGTCGATACGCCGATGATCAACAATGAGTTCTTCCAGCAGTGGCTAACCACTGCTGACATGGACGCGCCGCACAACCTGGGTAACGCGCTGCCCGTCGAGCTGGTGCAGCCAACCGACATCGCCAACGCGGTGGCATGGCTGGCGTCCGAGGAGGCGCGCTATGTCACCGGCGTCACCTTGCCGGTCGACGCGGGCTTTGTGAACAAGAGGTAG
- a CDS encoding ribonuclease J, whose product MDVDLPPPGPLTSGGLRVTALGGINEIGRNMTVFEHLGRLLIIDCGVLFPGHDEPGVDLILPDMRHVEDRLDDIEALVLTHGHEDHIGAIPFLLKLRPDIPVVGSKFTLALVAEKCREYRITPVFVEVREGQSTRHGVFECEYFAVNHSTPDALAIAVYTGAGTILHTGDIKFDQLPPDGRPTDLPGMSRLGDTGVDLLLCDSTNAEIPGVGPSESEVGPTLHRLIRGADGRVIVACFASNVDRVQQIIDAAVALGRRVSFVGRSMVRNMRVARQLGFLRVADSDLIDIAAAETMAPDQVVLITTGTQGEPMSALSRMSRGEHRSITLTAGDLIVLSSSLIPGNEEAVFGVIDALSKIGARVVTNAQARVHVSGHAYAGELLFLYNGVRPRNVMPVHGTWRMLRANAKLAASTGVPQESILLAENGVSVDLVAGKASISGAVPVGKMFVDGLIAGDVGDITLGERLILSSGFVAVTVVVRRGTGQPLAAPHLHSRGFSEDPKALEPAVRKVEAELESLVAANVTDPIRIAQGVRRTVGKWVGETYRRQPMIVPTVIEV is encoded by the coding sequence GTGGATGTAGACCTTCCCCCGCCAGGTCCCCTGACCTCCGGCGGGTTGCGGGTCACCGCGCTGGGCGGCATCAACGAAATCGGCCGCAACATGACGGTTTTCGAACACCTGGGCCGACTGTTGATTATCGACTGCGGTGTGTTGTTTCCTGGCCACGACGAGCCCGGTGTCGATCTGATCCTGCCGGACATGCGCCATGTCGAAGACCGGCTTGACGACATCGAGGCGCTGGTGTTGACCCACGGGCACGAGGACCACATCGGGGCGATTCCGTTTCTGCTCAAGCTGCGACCCGACATCCCGGTCGTCGGCTCGAAGTTCACCTTGGCTCTGGTTGCAGAGAAATGTCGTGAGTACCGCATAACACCGGTGTTCGTCGAGGTCCGCGAGGGCCAGAGCACCCGGCACGGCGTGTTTGAGTGCGAGTACTTCGCCGTCAACCATTCCACTCCGGACGCGTTGGCCATCGCGGTGTATACCGGCGCGGGAACCATCCTGCACACCGGCGACATCAAGTTCGACCAATTGCCACCGGACGGCCGTCCCACCGATCTACCGGGCATGTCGCGGCTCGGCGACACCGGCGTGGACCTGTTGCTGTGCGACTCGACGAACGCCGAGATCCCCGGTGTCGGGCCATCGGAAAGCGAAGTGGGCCCAACGCTGCACCGGCTCATCCGGGGTGCCGACGGACGGGTGATAGTTGCGTGTTTCGCCTCCAACGTGGATCGGGTACAGCAGATCATCGATGCCGCAGTGGCATTGGGCCGGCGAGTGTCGTTCGTCGGCCGATCGATGGTGCGCAACATGCGCGTCGCAAGGCAACTGGGCTTCCTACGAGTGGCTGATTCCGATCTCATCGACATCGCCGCCGCCGAAACGATGGCGCCCGACCAAGTTGTGTTGATCACCACCGGCACCCAAGGCGAGCCGATGTCGGCGTTGTCGCGAATGTCGCGTGGGGAGCATCGCAGCATCACGTTGACTGCTGGTGATCTCATCGTGTTGTCGTCGTCGCTGATCCCCGGCAACGAGGAGGCGGTCTTCGGAGTCATCGATGCACTGTCCAAGATCGGCGCCAGAGTCGTCACCAACGCCCAAGCAAGGGTGCATGTTTCCGGCCACGCGTACGCCGGTGAGCTGCTGTTCCTCTACAACGGGGTGCGGCCGCGCAACGTGATGCCGGTGCACGGAACCTGGCGGATGCTGCGCGCCAATGCCAAGCTGGCCGCCAGTACCGGCGTACCGCAAGAGTCAATTCTGTTGGCCGAGAACGGTGTCAGCGTCGACCTGGTTGCCGGCAAAGCCAGTATCTCCGGTGCGGTGCCGGTGGGCAAGATGTTCGTCGACGGCTTGATCGCCGGCGACGTCGGCGATATCACCCTGGGCGAGCGGCTCATTTTGTCGTCGGGCTTTGTCGCGGTGACCGTCGTGGTCAGACGTGGCACCGGCCAGCCGTTGGCTGCGCCACATCTACACTCGCGGGGTTTCTCCGAAGATCCCAAGGCGCTCGAACCCGCCGTGCGCAAGGTGGAGGCAGAGCTGGAATCGTTGGTGGCCGCCAACGTCACCGATCCGATCCGGATCGCTCAAGGGGTGCGCCGCACGGTCGGCAAGTGGGTGGGGGAAACCTATCGCCGCCAGCCGATGATTGTGCCGACGGTCATCGAGGTGTAA
- the dapA gene encoding 4-hydroxy-tetrahydrodipicolinate synthase (DHDPS (dihydrodipicolinate synthetase)): protein MTTVGFDVAARLGTLLTAMVTPFSGDGSLDTATAARLANHLVDQGCDGLVVSGTTGESPTTTDGEKIELLRAVLEAVGDRARVIAGAGTYDTAHSIRLAKACAAEGAHGLLVVTPYYSKPPQRGLQAHFTAVADATELPMLLYDIPGRSAVPIEPDTIRALASHPNIVGVKDAKADLHSGAQIMADTGLAYYSGDDALNLPWLAMGATGFISVIAHLAAGQLRELLSAFGSGDIATARKINIAVAPLCNAMSRLGGVTLSKAGLRLQGIDVGDPRLPQVAATPEQIDALAADMRAASVLR from the coding sequence GTGACCACCGTCGGATTCGACGTCGCAGCGCGCCTAGGAACCCTGCTGACCGCGATGGTGACACCGTTTAGCGGCGATGGCTCCCTGGACACCGCCACCGCGGCGCGGCTGGCCAACCACCTGGTCGATCAGGGGTGCGACGGTCTGGTGGTCTCGGGCACCACCGGCGAGTCGCCGACCACCACCGACGGGGAGAAAATCGAGCTGCTGCGGGCCGTCTTGGAAGCGGTGGGGGACCGGGCCCGTGTTATCGCCGGTGCCGGCACCTATGACACCGCGCACAGCATCCGGCTGGCCAAGGCTTGTGCGGCCGAGGGTGCGCACGGGCTGCTGGTGGTCACGCCCTACTATTCCAAGCCGCCGCAGCGGGGGCTGCAAGCCCATTTCACCGCCGTCGCCGACGCGACCGAGCTGCCGATGCTGCTCTATGACATCCCGGGGCGGTCGGCGGTGCCGATCGAGCCCGACACGATCCGCGCGTTGGCGTCGCATCCGAACATCGTCGGAGTCAAGGACGCCAAAGCCGACCTGCACAGCGGCGCCCAAATCATGGCCGACACCGGACTGGCCTACTATTCCGGCGACGACGCGCTCAACCTGCCCTGGCTGGCCATGGGCGCCACGGGCTTCATCAGCGTGATTGCCCACCTGGCAGCCGGGCAGCTTCGAGAGTTGTTGTCCGCCTTCGGTTCTGGGGATATCGCCACCGCCCGCAAGATCAACATTGCGGTCGCCCCGCTGTGCAACGCGATGAGCCGCCTGGGTGGGGTGACGTTGTCCAAGGCGGGCTTGCGGCTGCAGGGCATCGACGTCGGTGATCCCCGGCTGCCCCAGGTGGCCGCGACACCGGAGCAGATCGACGCGTTGGCCGCCGACATGCGCGCGGCCTCGGTGCTTCGGTGA
- the thyX gene encoding thymidylate synthase ThyX — MAETAPLRVQLIAKTDFLAPPDVPWTTDADGGPALVEFAGRACYQSWSKPNPKTATNAGYLRHIIDVGHFSVLEHASVSFYITGISRSCTHELIRHRHFSYSQLSQRYVPEKDSRVVVPPGMEDDADLRHILTEAADAARATYSELLAKLEAKFADQPNAILRRKQARQAARAVLPNATETRIVVTGNYRAWRHFIAMRASEHADVEIRRLAIECLRQLAAVAPAVFADFEVTTLADGTEVATSPLATEA; from the coding sequence GTGGCCGAGACCGCGCCGCTGCGCGTGCAACTGATCGCCAAGACCGACTTCTTGGCCCCACCCGACGTGCCCTGGACCACCGACGCCGACGGCGGACCCGCGCTGGTCGAGTTCGCCGGCCGGGCCTGCTATCAGAGCTGGTCCAAGCCCAATCCCAAGACCGCCACCAACGCCGGCTACCTCCGGCACATCATCGACGTCGGACATTTCTCGGTGCTAGAGCATGCCAGCGTGTCGTTCTACATCACCGGGATCTCGCGATCGTGCACCCACGAGCTGATCCGCCACCGGCATTTCTCCTACTCGCAGCTCTCCCAGCGCTACGTACCCGAGAAGGACTCGCGGGTCGTCGTGCCGCCCGGCATGGAGGACGACGCCGACCTGCGCCACATCCTGACCGAGGCCGCCGACGCCGCCCGCGCCACCTACAGCGAGCTGCTGGCCAAGCTGGAAGCCAAGTTCGCCGACCAACCCAACGCGATCCTGCGCCGCAAGCAGGCCCGCCAAGCCGCCCGCGCGGTGCTGCCCAACGCCACCGAAACCCGCATCGTGGTGACCGGCAACTACCGGGCCTGGCGGCACTTCATCGCAATGCGGGCCAGCGAGCACGCCGACGTGGAAATCCGGCGACTGGCCATCGAATGCCTGCGCCAGCTCGCCGCCGTGGCCCCCGCGGTGTTCGCCGACTTCGAGGTGACCACCCTGGCCGACGGCACCGAGGTGGCGACCAGCCCGTTGGCGACCGAAGCCTGA
- the hsdM gene encoding type I restriction/modification system DNA methylase HsdM (M protein (DNA methyltransferase)): protein MPPRKKQAPQAPSTMKELKDTLWKAADKLRGSLSASQYKDVILGLVFLKYVSDAYDERREAIRAELAAEGMEESQIEDLIDDPEQYQGYGVFVVPVSARWKFLAENTKGKPAVGGEPAKNIGQLIDEAMDAVMKANPTLGGTLPRLYNKDNIDQRRLGELIDLFNSARFSRQGEHRARDLMGEVYEYFLGNFARAEGKRGGEFFTPPSVVKVIVEVLEPSSGRVYDPCCGSGGMFVQTEKFIYEHDGDPKDVSIYGQESIEETWRMAKMNLAIHGIDNKGLGARWSDTFARDQHPDVQMDYVMANLPFNIKDWARNEEDPRWRFGVPPANNANYAWIQHILYKLAPGGRAGVVMANGSMSSNSNGEGDIRAQIVEADLVSCMVALPTQLFRSTGIPVCLWFFAKDKAAGKQGSIDRCGQVLFIDARELGDLVDRAERALTNEEIVRIGDTFHAWRGSKSAAVKGIMYEDVPGFCKSATLAEIKATDYALTPGRYVGTPAVEDDGEPIDEKMARLSKALLEAFDESARLERVVREQLGRLR from the coding sequence ATGCCGCCCAGGAAGAAGCAGGCGCCGCAGGCGCCGTCGACGATGAAGGAGCTCAAAGACACGCTCTGGAAGGCCGCCGACAAGCTGCGCGGGTCGCTGTCGGCCAGCCAATACAAGGACGTGATCCTCGGCCTGGTGTTCCTTAAGTACGTGTCCGACGCGTATGACGAACGGCGCGAGGCAATCCGTGCCGAGTTGGCGGCCGAAGGAATGGAGGAGTCTCAGATAGAAGACCTGATCGACGATCCCGAGCAGTACCAGGGTTACGGCGTATTCGTCGTGCCGGTGAGTGCGCGCTGGAAGTTCTTGGCAGAGAACACAAAAGGCAAGCCAGCCGTTGGTGGTGAGCCGGCGAAGAACATCGGTCAGCTGATCGACGAGGCGATGGACGCGGTAATGAAGGCCAATCCAACACTCGGTGGGACGCTGCCGAGGCTGTATAACAAGGACAACATCGACCAGCGCCGGCTCGGTGAGCTGATCGACCTATTTAACAGTGCGCGCTTCAGCCGGCAGGGCGAGCACCGCGCCCGGGATCTGATGGGTGAGGTCTACGAATACTTCCTCGGCAATTTCGCTCGCGCGGAAGGGAAGCGGGGTGGCGAGTTCTTTACCCCGCCCAGCGTGGTCAAGGTGATCGTGGAGGTGCTGGAGCCGTCGAGTGGGCGGGTGTATGACCCGTGCTGCGGTTCCGGAGGCATGTTTGTGCAGACCGAGAAGTTCATCTACGAACACGACGGCGATCCGAAGGATGTCTCGATCTATGGCCAGGAAAGCATTGAGGAGACCTGGCGGATGGCGAAGATGAACCTCGCCATCCACGGCATCGACAACAAGGGGCTCGGCGCCCGATGGAGTGATACCTTCGCCCGCGACCAGCACCCGGACGTGCAGATGGACTACGTGATGGCCAATCTGCCGTTCAACATCAAAGACTGGGCCCGCAACGAGGAAGACCCACGCTGGCGCTTCGGTGTTCCGCCCGCCAATAACGCCAACTACGCATGGATTCAGCACATCCTGTACAAGTTGGCGCCGGGAGGTCGGGCGGGCGTGGTGATGGCCAACGGGTCGATGTCGTCGAACTCCAACGGCGAGGGGGATATTCGCGCGCAGATCGTGGAGGCGGATTTGGTTTCCTGCATGGTCGCGTTACCCACCCAGCTGTTCCGCAGCACCGGAATCCCGGTGTGCCTGTGGTTTTTCGCCAAAGACAAGGCGGCAGGTAAGCAAGGGTCTATCGACCGGTGCGGGCAGGTGCTGTTCATCGACGCTCGTGAACTGGGCGACCTAGTGGACCGGGCCGAGCGGGCGCTGACCAACGAGGAGATCGTCCGCATCGGGGATACCTTCCACGCGTGGCGCGGGTCGAAGTCGGCTGCCGTCAAAGGGATTATGTACGAGGATGTTCCGGGGTTCTGTAAGTCGGCGACGTTGGCGGAGATCAAGGCGACCGACTATGCGCTCACGCCGGGGCGGTATGTGGGTACGCCCGCGGTCGAGGACGACGGAGAGCCGATCGACGAGAAGATGGCCCGGTTGTCGAAGGCGTTGCTGGAGGCGTTCGATGAGTCGGCGCGGCTGGAAAGGGTCGTGCGGGAGCAACTGGGGCGGCTTAGATGA
- the vapC21 gene encoding ribonuclease VapC21 (toxin, part of toxin-antitoxin (TA) operon with Rv2758c,contains PIN domain), whose translation MTTRYLLDKSAAYRAHLPAVRHRLEPLMERGLLARCGITDLEFGVSARSREDHRTLGTYRRDALEYVNTPDTVWVRAWEIQEALTDKGFHRSVKIPDLIIAAVAEHHGIPVMHYDQDFERIAAITRQPVEWVVAPGTA comes from the coding sequence ATGACCACGCGCTATTTGCTCGACAAATCAGCGGCTTACCGCGCGCACTTGCCCGCGGTCCGACATCGCTTGGAACCGTTGATGGAACGCGGTCTACTGGCCCGGTGCGGCATTACCGATCTCGAGTTCGGAGTCTCGGCGCGTTCCCGCGAGGACCATCGAACACTGGGCACCTACCGGCGTGACGCGCTCGAATACGTCAACACCCCCGACACCGTGTGGGTTCGTGCATGGGAGATCCAAGAAGCATTGACCGACAAGGGATTTCACCGCTCGGTCAAGATCCCGGACTTGATCATTGCGGCGGTCGCCGAGCATCACGGCATACCCGTCATGCACTACGACCAAGACTTCGAACGCATCGCCGCCATCACACGGCAACCCGTGGAATGGGTGGTGGCCCCAGGGACAGCGTGA
- the vapB21 gene encoding antitoxin VapB21 (part of toxin-antitoxin (TA) operon with Rv2757c) has protein sequence MHRGYALVVCSPGVTRTMIDIDDDLLARAAKELGTTTKKDTVHAALRAALRASAARSLMNRMAENATGTQDEALVNAMWRDGHPENTA, from the coding sequence ATGCATCGCGGATATGCATTAGTAGTATGCTCTCCGGGTGTGACGCGCACCATGATCGACATCGATGACGACCTGCTCGCTCGGGCCGCCAAGGAACTGGGTACCACGACAAAGAAAGACACCGTGCATGCCGCGCTGCGGGCCGCGTTGCGAGCCAGTGCCGCGCGCTCGCTCATGAACCGGATGGCCGAGAACGCCACCGGAACCCAGGACGAAGCTCTGGTCAACGCAATGTGGCGAGACGGCCACCCAGAGAACACGGCATGA
- the vapC42 gene encoding ribonuclease VapC42 (toxin, part of toxin-antitoxin (TA) operon with Rv2760c,contains PIN domain) — protein sequence MIVDTSAIVAIVSGESGAQVLKEALERSPNSRMSAPNYVELCAIMQRRDRPEISRLVDRLLDDYGIQVEAVDADQARVAAQAYRDYGRGSGHPARLNLGDTYSYALAQVTGEPLLFRGDDFTHTDIRPACT from the coding sequence GTGATCGTCGATACGTCGGCCATCGTCGCCATCGTGAGCGGGGAATCGGGCGCGCAGGTGCTCAAGGAGGCGCTGGAGCGGTCACCGAACTCCCGAATGTCCGCGCCCAACTACGTCGAACTGTGCGCGATCATGCAGCGGCGGGACCGGCCGGAGATCTCTCGATTGGTGGACCGTTTGCTGGACGACTACGGAATCCAGGTCGAAGCCGTCGACGCCGACCAAGCCCGCGTGGCCGCGCAGGCGTATCGCGACTACGGCCGCGGCAGCGGCCATCCGGCCCGTCTCAACCTCGGCGACACCTACAGCTACGCCCTGGCCCAGGTCACCGGGGAGCCGCTGCTGTTTCGTGGCGATGACTTCACGCATACCGATATCCGGCCCGCGTGCACCTGA
- the vapB42 gene encoding antitoxin VapB42 (part of toxin-antitoxin (TA) operon with Rv2759c) — MSLNIKSQRTVALVRELAARTGTNQTAAVEDAVARRLSELDREDRARAEARRAAAEQTLRDLDKLLSDDDKRLIRRHEVDLYDDSGLPR, encoded by the coding sequence ATGAGCCTCAATATCAAGAGCCAGCGCACCGTGGCGCTGGTGCGGGAACTGGCCGCACGCACCGGCACCAACCAGACGGCTGCTGTCGAGGACGCCGTCGCGCGCCGCCTCTCGGAGTTGGACCGCGAGGACAGGGCACGCGCGGAGGCCCGGCGCGCCGCCGCCGAACAGACCCTGCGCGACCTCGACAAGCTGCTCAGCGACGACGACAAGCGCCTGATTCGGCGACACGAGGTCGACCTCTACGATGACAGCGGTCTGCCCCGGTGA